One genomic region from Calditrichota bacterium encodes:
- a CDS encoding SDR family oxidoreductase, with amino-acid sequence EDILRTIPLKRPGRPEEIAGAVLFLVSEYASYVTGEILNVNGGNVLCG; translated from the coding sequence AAGAGGACATTTTGCGCACCATTCCCCTGAAACGACCGGGCCGACCGGAGGAGATTGCCGGAGCCGTGCTTTTTTTGGTTTCCGAATACGCCAGCTACGTGACAGGGGAAATTTTAAACGTGAACGGGGGCAACGTGTTGTGCGGATAA